One Nostoc punctiforme PCC 73102 DNA window includes the following coding sequences:
- a CDS encoding ABC transporter ATP-binding protein, which produces MTNTISINDSLVPNPLPKPAIIRLENIFKIYGSGETEVRALNDVNLIVEQGEYCAIMGPSGSGKSTAMNIIGCLDRPTTGHYYLDNLDVAQMDDRSLAHIRNKKLGFVFQQFHLLPQLTALENVILPMLYAGVNPKERSDRAIVALTRVGLANRLNNKPTQLSGGQQQRVAIARAIVNRPVVLLADEPTGALDSRTTQEVLDIFSELNASGITVVMVTHEPEVARQTQRIVWFRDGQVVHSNLTPSDLSQLAVS; this is translated from the coding sequence ATGACAAATACTATTTCAATTAACGATTCCCTGGTTCCTAATCCTCTACCGAAACCAGCAATCATTCGACTAGAAAACATTTTCAAGATTTATGGTAGTGGCGAAACAGAGGTACGAGCGCTGAATGATGTCAACTTAATTGTGGAACAGGGCGAATATTGTGCAATCATGGGCCCTTCCGGTTCTGGTAAATCCACAGCCATGAATATTATCGGGTGTTTAGACCGTCCGACAACCGGACATTATTACTTAGATAATCTTGATGTAGCCCAAATGGACGATCGCTCATTGGCGCATATCCGTAATAAAAAGCTGGGGTTTGTGTTTCAACAGTTCCACCTATTGCCCCAACTAACAGCGTTAGAAAATGTGATACTGCCAATGCTGTATGCTGGTGTGAATCCAAAAGAAAGAAGCGATCGCGCAATAGTTGCATTGACGCGAGTCGGTTTAGCAAATCGCCTCAACAACAAACCAACTCAACTATCTGGTGGACAACAACAAAGAGTAGCGATCGCACGAGCCATTGTCAATCGTCCTGTAGTACTCCTAGCCGATGAACCCACAGGCGCACTTGATTCGCGCACAACCCAAGAAGTATTAGATATCTTTAGCGAACTCAATGCCAGTGGAATCACCGTTGTCATGGTGACACATGAGCCAGAAGTTGCCCGTCAAACCCAGCGCATCGTTTGGTTCCGCGATGGTCAAGTGGTACACTCCAATTTGACTCCATCTGACTTGAGTCAGTTGGCTGTCTCATAA
- a CDS encoding orange carotenoid protein N-terminal domain-containing protein encodes MTASYDKTISQAQSNETQKLVDAFNNLDTDAKLAWFYLVYKKMGDSITPAVPAAAEPELSPLLLGDFFELSDEQQLDIMRDIVNRKDTEYSRAYGAIKENNQLLVWYAWAVAMGNQVVDLPGSYEPSKAINDLVSQIEKLDFDEQISVFRTIAGEVGYTDVKPIATQAETGKTSSL; translated from the coding sequence ATGACTGCAAGTTACGATAAAACTATTTCTCAAGCCCAGAGCAATGAAACTCAAAAATTGGTGGATGCGTTTAACAATTTAGATACCGATGCTAAATTAGCTTGGTTCTATTTGGTTTATAAAAAAATGGGTGATTCTATTACGCCAGCTGTTCCTGCTGCTGCTGAACCAGAATTATCACCTCTTCTGCTAGGAGACTTTTTTGAATTATCAGATGAGCAACAACTAGATATTATGCGGGATATTGTTAACCGCAAAGATACAGAATATTCCCGTGCTTATGGGGCGATAAAAGAAAACAACCAGCTGTTAGTTTGGTATGCTTGGGCGGTAGCTATGGGGAATCAAGTAGTTGACTTACCAGGTAGCTACGAGCCAAGTAAGGCAATTAACGATCTGGTTTCCCAGATTGAAAAACTAGATTTTGACGAGCAAATTTCGGTATTTCGGACAATAGCTGGTGAAGTGGGTTACACCGATGTTAAGCCGATCGCAACGCAAGCAGAAACTGGAAAAACGTCGAGTTTGTAA
- a CDS encoding HAD-IA family hydrolase codes for MTPKVIIFDFDGTIADTVDALVSIANRLAVDFGYRHISPEQLSLLKNLTSREIIKYSGVSLFKIPFLVKKVKGELKNKIPELKPIPGIKEALIELQNKGYKLGIITSNSKDNVTQFLTINDLNHLFDFIYSGITIFGKTTIINNVLRQNQLQPQEVIYVGDETRDIEASKKANIQVIAVAWGFNSSEVLAKQNPDYLIQQPSELLEVMNGY; via the coding sequence ATGACCCCGAAAGTAATTATTTTTGATTTTGATGGCACTATTGCTGATACAGTAGATGCCCTTGTAAGTATTGCCAATCGTCTAGCTGTAGACTTTGGTTATAGACACATCAGCCCAGAGCAATTATCCCTACTTAAAAACTTAACATCTAGGGAAATTATTAAGTACTCAGGAGTTTCTCTATTTAAGATACCTTTTCTAGTTAAAAAAGTTAAAGGAGAATTAAAAAACAAAATACCAGAATTAAAGCCAATTCCGGGAATTAAAGAGGCATTAATAGAACTGCAAAATAAAGGATATAAACTGGGAATTATCACTTCTAATTCTAAAGACAATGTTACGCAATTCCTGACAATCAATGATTTAAATCACCTATTTGATTTTATTTACTCAGGAATTACGATTTTTGGTAAAACAACCATAATCAATAATGTATTAAGGCAAAATCAACTCCAACCTCAAGAAGTTATTTATGTTGGAGATGAAACCAGAGATATCGAAGCATCAAAGAAAGCAAATATCCAAGTAATTGCAGTAGCTTGGGGCTTTAACTCATCGGAAGTACTAGCTAAACAAAATCCAGATTATTTGATTCAGCAACCTAGCGAACTGCTAGAAGTGATGAATGGTTATTAA
- a CDS encoding ketosteroid isomerase family protein, with translation MTSAEFISPAQLKEEFQIEGITETSVLRYFQTLNAGEFEATATLFAVDGVMRPPFESDIVGTDAIAAYLKQEGQNVKVYPNTAIAETLETGEIQIQVAGKAQTSWCSVNVLWLFILNQQRQIFYTRIKLLASPQELLSLRREK, from the coding sequence ATGACTTCTGCTGAATTTATATCCCCAGCACAGTTGAAAGAAGAATTCCAGATTGAGGGAATTACAGAAACAAGCGTACTGCGTTATTTTCAAACCTTAAATGCCGGAGAATTTGAGGCAACTGCTACCTTATTTGCGGTAGATGGTGTGATGCGTCCACCCTTTGAATCTGATATTGTGGGGACAGATGCGATCGCAGCCTACTTAAAACAAGAAGGCCAAAATGTGAAAGTTTACCCCAACACGGCAATCGCCGAGACGTTAGAAACTGGTGAGATCCAAATTCAGGTAGCAGGCAAAGCCCAAACTTCCTGGTGTAGTGTGAATGTCTTGTGGCTATTTATCCTCAACCAACAACGGCAAATTTTCTATACTAGAATCAAACTTTTAGCTTCTCCCCAAGAGTTACTTTCTTTACGCCGTGAAAAGTAG
- a CDS encoding ATP-binding protein, whose protein sequence is MKSELHVPSDLNFLNIVENWLLGCLKIQLGESVDWSRQSSRLRLALVEAYSNAVRHAHKDKPNLPILLRLEVKDRDLALEVWDYGEGFDMSNYYAPNPLEKQEGGYGWLIMNRLMDKVDYELQIDGANCLKLQATLPELVK, encoded by the coding sequence ATGAAAAGTGAGCTTCATGTACCAAGTGACTTGAATTTTCTGAATATTGTCGAAAACTGGTTACTGGGATGTTTGAAAATTCAGCTAGGAGAATCTGTGGATTGGTCACGGCAATCAAGTCGTTTGAGATTGGCTTTGGTAGAAGCTTACTCAAATGCAGTCCGTCATGCCCACAAGGACAAACCAAATTTACCAATTTTACTGCGTTTGGAAGTCAAAGACCGGGATCTGGCCTTAGAAGTTTGGGACTACGGCGAAGGCTTTGATATGTCTAACTACTACGCTCCCAACCCTCTGGAAAAACAAGAAGGTGGTTATGGTTGGCTGATTATGAATCGTCTGATGGATAAAGTAGACTATGAGTTGCAGATTGATGGTGCAAACTGTCTCAAATTACAAGCTACTTTACCCGAATTAGTTAAATAG
- a CDS encoding SpoIIE family protein phosphatase, producing the protein MPETGVEKLKLMVVDDEPDNLDLLYRTFRRDFQVYKANHAFGALEILDQFGEMAVIISDQRMPEMNGTEFFSRTVERFPDTIRILLTGFTDVEDLVDAINSGQVFKYITKPWNPDKLRALVEQATDTYRVVKKRTQELRRALRRESLFNAVTTAIRESLDYDSMLQKIVATIGQTFDASSCLLRPVEGDRLIQDEFSYYDSKSNVLDCFFDPSILIEKVLETRHYQLTQEIYEGNPCHHLVVPLSYQQHLLAVLALHQWGRDRPWQDEDIQLIAGVAEQAALALSQAKLYQRLQEKQQQIHNELEVARQIQYNLLRQSLPDIKGVKVQACCYPAREVGGDFFEVFVHPKGDLWLAVGDVSGKGVPAALFMASIISVLRRELSQETPAEPNVVMQNLNHALSEDLISNNYFITLVLACYTPSTKELVYTNAGHIYPLLWSRQDALGDNPNYLKVRSVPLGILPKWQAQSGRLVLATGDTLLLASDGITEATISNDSDLTVKNGSSAEAVNRSMLNQDGLWQLLQQEEQPLSLNHLLARIQADNHIQEDDQTILSLEIL; encoded by the coding sequence ATGCCTGAGACAGGGGTCGAAAAACTTAAGCTCATGGTGGTAGATGATGAGCCAGACAACCTAGATTTACTCTACCGCACTTTTAGACGAGATTTTCAAGTATATAAAGCCAATCATGCCTTTGGCGCTCTGGAAATCTTGGATCAATTTGGCGAAATGGCGGTGATTATTTCTGACCAAAGAATGCCAGAAATGAATGGAACCGAATTTTTTAGTCGGACAGTAGAGCGCTTTCCTGACACGATCCGGATTTTGTTAACTGGTTTTACTGATGTCGAAGATTTAGTGGATGCCATTAACTCTGGTCAGGTATTCAAGTATATTACCAAACCGTGGAATCCGGATAAACTCAGGGCATTAGTTGAGCAAGCGACTGATACATATCGTGTAGTCAAGAAGCGCACCCAAGAGTTGCGTCGGGCCCTACGGCGAGAATCTTTGTTTAATGCCGTAACAACCGCAATTCGTGAGTCTTTAGACTACGATAGTATGCTGCAAAAAATTGTCGCAACCATTGGACAAACATTTGACGCTAGCAGTTGCTTGCTCAGACCAGTAGAGGGCGATCGCCTGATCCAAGATGAGTTTTCATACTACGATTCTAAATCCAATGTATTAGATTGCTTCTTCGACCCCAGTATTTTAATTGAAAAAGTGCTGGAAACCCGTCATTATCAACTTACTCAAGAAATATACGAGGGCAACCCCTGTCACCATTTGGTTGTGCCACTTAGCTACCAGCAGCATTTGTTGGCTGTGCTGGCCCTCCACCAATGGGGACGCGATCGCCCCTGGCAAGACGAAGACATCCAACTAATTGCAGGTGTTGCCGAACAAGCAGCCTTAGCTCTCTCTCAAGCAAAACTCTACCAGCGTCTCCAAGAAAAGCAACAGCAGATTCATAATGAGTTGGAGGTGGCTCGGCAAATTCAATACAACTTGCTACGCCAAAGTTTACCTGATATCAAGGGTGTAAAAGTGCAAGCCTGTTGCTACCCAGCGCGGGAAGTAGGAGGCGATTTCTTTGAAGTGTTTGTTCATCCCAAAGGCGACTTGTGGTTGGCAGTAGGTGATGTCTCTGGTAAGGGTGTCCCAGCTGCTTTATTTATGGCTAGTATTATTTCAGTTTTGCGCCGAGAATTATCTCAAGAAACTCCAGCCGAGCCAAATGTGGTTATGCAAAACCTCAATCATGCTCTGAGTGAAGATTTAATTAGCAACAATTATTTCATCACTCTTGTGTTAGCTTGTTATACCCCTAGTACTAAGGAACTAGTCTACACGAATGCCGGTCATATTTATCCACTATTATGGTCACGCCAAGATGCTTTGGGCGACAATCCTAATTACCTGAAAGTTCGCAGCGTTCCTTTGGGAATCTTACCCAAGTGGCAGGCACAGTCTGGTCGTTTGGTTCTCGCTACTGGAGACACATTGTTACTCGCCAGTGATGGTATTACAGAAGCAACGATCTCAAATGATTCTGATTTAACAGTAAAAAACGGGTCTAGTGCTGAGGCAGTAAACCGTTCGATGCTGAACCAAGATGGTCTTTGGCAACTGTTACAACAAGAGGAACAACCACTTTCTCTCAACCATTTACTAGCTCGCATCCAGGCAGATAACCACATTCAAGAAGACGATCAAACTATACTTTCACTGGAGATTTTATAA
- a CDS encoding response regulator transcription factor, with product MSKIRIALIEDHDLTRVGIRTALIQKDEIEVVGEAANAAEGLKMLKMVQPDIAIVDIGLPDKDGIELTREVKSTANGQQLATKVLILTLRDNKEAVLAAFAAGADSYCMKDIKFDNLLEAVRVTYNGNAWIDPAIARIVLQQAQQNPQKLESAFVDAKTIASNPDYVENLEGIQPYTLTERELEVLQLIVEGCSNALIAERLYITVGTVKTHVRNILNKLCADDRTQAAVRALRSGLVG from the coding sequence ATGAGTAAAATTCGTATTGCTTTAATTGAAGATCATGACCTCACTCGCGTGGGTATTCGGACAGCGCTCATCCAAAAGGATGAAATTGAAGTTGTAGGTGAAGCTGCCAATGCTGCCGAGGGGTTAAAAATGTTAAAAATGGTACAACCTGATATTGCGATCGTAGATATTGGTTTACCAGATAAAGATGGTATTGAACTAACACGGGAGGTAAAATCTACTGCAAATGGGCAGCAGCTAGCCACAAAAGTGTTAATTTTGACGCTGCGGGATAACAAAGAAGCTGTGTTGGCAGCTTTTGCTGCTGGTGCAGACTCTTACTGTATGAAAGATATCAAATTTGATAATTTGCTGGAAGCAGTGAGAGTAACTTACAATGGCAACGCCTGGATCGATCCAGCGATCGCTCGAATTGTATTACAACAAGCACAACAAAATCCTCAAAAGTTGGAATCGGCTTTTGTAGATGCCAAAACTATTGCCTCTAACCCTGATTATGTCGAGAATCTGGAAGGAATTCAACCTTACACCCTGACAGAACGGGAATTAGAAGTGCTACAGTTGATTGTCGAAGGTTGTAGTAATGCACTAATTGCGGAAAGACTTTACATCACTGTTGGGACTGTTAAAACTCACGTTCGCAATATTTTGAATAAGCTATGTGCCGATGACCGTACCCAAGCAGCAGTCCGCGCCCTGCGTTCTGGTTTAGTTGGGTAA
- a CDS encoding WecB/TagA/CpsF family glycosyltransferase, whose amino-acid sequence MSKGNQAFSVLGIPVHVMANYPGWLLESLEQGRGIHVVTLNAEMTMQAEQNEFLAQIIKNAELVIPDGAGVVLYLRLLLWQKVQRFPGIELAEKLLQELGQQKTGAKVFFYGAAPGVASTAADFWQQQIPELNIVGTHSGYHSPEEEAQLQQTLAQLQPQVIFVGLGVPRQELWIAENRHLCPQAIWIGVGGSFDIWSGTKTRAPAWLGNNNLEWLYRLYQEPWRWRRMLALPAFAVKAFVYRLTAKDAIS is encoded by the coding sequence ATGTCTAAAGGCAATCAAGCATTTTCAGTATTGGGAATACCAGTTCATGTGATGGCTAACTATCCAGGCTGGTTGTTAGAAAGCCTAGAACAAGGCAGAGGAATTCATGTAGTAACGCTCAATGCAGAAATGACTATGCAGGCAGAGCAGAATGAATTCCTCGCTCAGATAATTAAAAATGCTGAACTAGTTATTCCAGATGGGGCGGGGGTTGTTCTGTATTTACGGTTATTATTATGGCAAAAAGTGCAGCGTTTTCCGGGAATTGAATTAGCAGAAAAACTTTTGCAAGAACTTGGACAACAGAAGACAGGGGCAAAGGTGTTTTTTTATGGAGCAGCGCCTGGGGTGGCCTCAACTGCGGCAGATTTTTGGCAGCAGCAAATTCCAGAATTGAATATAGTAGGCACTCACTCAGGCTACCATTCCCCAGAAGAAGAAGCGCAATTGCAACAAACTCTTGCTCAATTGCAGCCACAAGTGATTTTTGTCGGTTTGGGAGTGCCACGTCAAGAGTTATGGATTGCCGAAAACCGCCATTTGTGTCCTCAAGCAATTTGGATTGGCGTTGGTGGTAGTTTTGATATTTGGTCGGGAACTAAAACCCGCGCTCCCGCCTGGTTAGGAAATAATAATTTGGAATGGTTGTATCGGCTGTATCAAGAACCTTGGCGTTGGCGGCGAATGTTGGCTTTGCCTGCTTTTGCTGTAAAGGCTTTTGTTTATCGTTTGACAGCGAAAGATGCAATTAGTTAA
- the ftsE gene encoding cell division ATP-binding protein FtsE, with amino-acid sequence MPVLTTQVKTDKSLQREDSATQQHGSNTTAKVTLQSVSKTYANGTHALLNANLEVKKGEFLFITGPSGSGKSTLLKLLYGQELPTEGEVIVDECNIAGLRGDRLSLFRRQIGIVFQDYKLISQRTVAENVTFVLQAQGYTRKEIQRRLEPTLKLVGLLSKADCFPDQLSGGEQQRVSIARAIVGTPPLLLADEPTGNLDPDNSWQVIQILQKLNSFGATVIVTTHDEQLVRRCNHPVVQVINGQLSRK; translated from the coding sequence ATGCCAGTATTAACAACTCAAGTTAAAACAGATAAATCCCTTCAGAGAGAGGACTCTGCAACTCAACAGCATGGTAGTAATACTACTGCAAAGGTGACATTGCAATCTGTAAGCAAGACTTATGCTAATGGCACTCACGCCTTGTTGAATGCGAACCTTGAGGTAAAAAAGGGAGAATTTCTGTTTATCACCGGGCCAAGCGGTTCTGGTAAATCAACGCTCTTAAAACTGTTGTATGGCCAGGAGTTGCCTACAGAGGGAGAAGTAATTGTTGATGAGTGTAATATAGCGGGTTTACGGGGCGATCGCTTGTCATTATTTCGGCGACAGATTGGCATTGTGTTTCAAGACTACAAACTGATTAGCCAACGAACAGTAGCGGAAAATGTGACTTTTGTACTGCAAGCTCAAGGGTATACCCGTAAAGAAATTCAACGACGTTTAGAACCAACTTTAAAGCTGGTGGGTTTGCTGAGTAAAGCTGATTGCTTCCCAGATCAACTATCTGGGGGAGAGCAACAACGGGTGAGTATTGCCCGTGCGATTGTTGGTACACCACCACTCCTGTTAGCAGACGAGCCTACTGGGAATCTCGATCCTGATAATTCCTGGCAAGTAATCCAGATTCTCCAGAAGTTAAATTCTTTTGGAGCTACGGTAATTGTTACCACCCATGATGAACAATTGGTACGACGGTGCAATCATCCGGTAGTGCAAGTTATTAATGGACAGTTGTCTCGAAAATAG
- a CDS encoding alpha/beta fold hydrolase, with protein sequence MFQPQGFDQHSINTSLGRMVYYSADGAPWQTNVTARDDRETLVFLHGFGGGSSAYEWSKVYPAFAAEYRIIAPDLIGWGRSEHPARNYNIEDYLTTIREFLQQTCTRPVTAIASSLTAAFTIRVAAAHPDLFKALILTTPAGLSDFGEDYSRSFFAQLISVPIVDRLIYSTGVATSGGIRSFLEQRQFAKSNRVYQEIVDAYLQSAQQPNAEYAALSFVRGDLCFDLSLYIQELTTPTAIIWGQKSEFTGPSIGRRLAEINPQAIRFFQELEDVGLTPQLELPAVTIGLIHQFLPLLN encoded by the coding sequence ATGTTCCAACCACAAGGATTTGACCAACACTCTATAAATACCTCACTAGGTAGAATGGTGTATTATTCTGCTGATGGAGCGCCTTGGCAGACTAATGTAACTGCTAGAGATGATCGGGAAACTTTGGTGTTCTTGCACGGCTTTGGTGGCGGATCTTCTGCTTATGAGTGGTCGAAGGTTTATCCGGCTTTTGCCGCCGAATATCGGATCATTGCACCCGATTTGATCGGTTGGGGTCGGTCTGAGCATCCGGCACGAAATTATAATATTGAGGATTATTTGACCACGATTCGGGAGTTTTTACAGCAGACTTGTACTCGCCCAGTAACTGCGATCGCTTCTTCTTTGACCGCAGCATTTACAATTCGAGTAGCAGCAGCTCATCCTGATTTATTCAAGGCTTTAATTCTCACCACCCCCGCCGGACTTTCCGACTTTGGCGAAGACTACTCACGTAGTTTTTTTGCCCAGTTAATCAGTGTTCCTATTGTTGACCGTTTAATTTACAGCACAGGGGTAGCCACCAGTGGGGGTATTCGTAGTTTCTTAGAGCAACGGCAATTTGCTAAGTCTAATCGAGTGTACCAAGAAATTGTAGATGCTTATTTGCAATCCGCCCAGCAGCCTAATGCTGAATATGCAGCACTATCCTTTGTCCGTGGCGATTTATGCTTTGATTTATCCCTTTACATTCAAGAATTAACAACTCCCACCGCCATTATTTGGGGGCAAAAGTCAGAATTTACAGGGCCTTCAATTGGTCGCCGCCTTGCCGAAATTAATCCCCAAGCAATCCGGTTTTTTCAAGAGTTGGAAGATGTGGGGTTAACACCGCAGTTGGAATTGCCGGCAGTCACAATTGGGTTAATTCACCAATTTTTACCTTTGCTTAATTAG
- a CDS encoding PD-(D/E)XK nuclease family protein: protein MTTPETERALLESLIVENEDLEKLESKLAQFNIFEAIGVVRQELRHSNFLAFLLNPSENHRLDDIFLKRFLKRVLLEEYEPTDEKYTKVSPVDIDIADFTDADVRREWQNIDILIHSPRNKLVCAIENKIDAGESIDQLIKYQRTVKEEFKDCRAILIYLTPVGELPSQKNWRIYNYSKIAEIIDSICISYESTLGTDIYTLMSHYSTLIRRHIVSDSEVAELCRKIYTKHKQALDLIFEHRPDLQSEIATKIHELLIRETDSKEITVHFWSKGYIGIIPKRWEENKLNLHLQFENSPQELIIRMLICPNEDKSIREKIYKISQKNLPLFKKKPLTAQWTTIYTKPILKPKDYEDADLEELMNKVEEFWRHFIKNDFVIIENIINTNIDEIICKDISVHPES, encoded by the coding sequence ATGACAACCCCTGAAACAGAACGAGCATTGCTAGAAAGTTTGATTGTTGAGAATGAAGACTTAGAAAAGCTAGAATCAAAACTCGCTCAGTTTAATATTTTTGAAGCGATTGGTGTAGTACGTCAAGAATTACGTCATTCAAATTTTTTAGCATTTCTGTTAAATCCATCTGAAAACCATAGGCTTGATGATATTTTCCTCAAGCGATTTCTTAAGCGAGTGCTGTTAGAAGAGTACGAGCCTACAGACGAAAAATATACAAAAGTTAGTCCCGTTGATATCGATATAGCTGATTTTACAGATGCTGATGTTAGACGTGAGTGGCAGAATATTGATATTCTCATTCACTCTCCGCGCAATAAACTAGTATGTGCGATAGAAAATAAAATTGACGCTGGAGAAAGTATAGATCAATTAATAAAATATCAAAGGACTGTTAAGGAAGAATTTAAAGATTGTCGAGCAATTTTAATTTATTTAACACCAGTAGGTGAGTTACCTTCTCAAAAAAATTGGAGAATATATAACTATTCTAAAATAGCTGAGATAATCGATAGTATTTGTATAAGTTATGAATCTACACTTGGTACAGATATTTACACATTAATGAGTCATTATTCTACATTAATTAGGAGACATATTGTGAGTGATTCAGAAGTCGCCGAACTCTGCCGTAAAATATACACTAAGCATAAACAAGCTCTGGATTTAATTTTTGAGCATCGTCCAGACTTACAATCAGAAATTGCTACAAAAATTCATGAATTACTAATTCGAGAGACTGACTCTAAAGAAATAACTGTACATTTTTGGAGTAAGGGATACATAGGCATTATCCCTAAAAGATGGGAAGAGAATAAATTAAATCTGCATTTGCAATTTGAAAATTCTCCTCAAGAGTTAATAATAAGAATGCTAATTTGCCCTAATGAGGATAAATCCATACGCGAAAAAATATATAAAATATCCCAAAAAAATCTACCTCTTTTTAAGAAGAAACCTTTAACAGCACAATGGACAACTATTTATACAAAACCTATTCTTAAGCCTAAAGATTATGAAGATGCTGATCTTGAGGAATTAATGAATAAAGTAGAGGAATTTTGGCGGCACTTTATTAAAAATGACTTTGTAATTATCGAGAATATAATTAATACAAATATAGATGAGATAATCTGTAAAGATATCTCCGTTCATCCTGAATCCTGA
- a CDS encoding pentapeptide repeat-containing protein, whose amino-acid sequence MEIWKAGCMDANELLKRYCAGERNFTQVSLHLVNLSEVCLAGINLNQSNLANATLSQTNLRGANLIEANLTAATLWRTDLSGSNLILANLKAANLIRATLRKVDLHKASLMKADLRLADLHDADLSNANLAGADLRYANLNGVNLAGANLSGANLTGTKLSNTDLSHASLTKAILCKTDLIDVDFTEVDLTGVDLHYCLFNGVTLPERSLIEAG is encoded by the coding sequence ATGGAAATTTGGAAGGCAGGCTGTATGGATGCTAATGAACTTCTCAAACGCTATTGTGCAGGAGAGAGAAATTTCACTCAAGTAAGCCTGCACTTAGTTAACCTCAGCGAGGTGTGTTTAGCTGGAATCAACTTGAATCAATCTAACTTGGCTAACGCGACTTTATCACAGACTAACCTGCGCGGAGCAAACTTAATTGAAGCAAATTTGACTGCGGCGACTTTATGGAGAACCGATCTAAGTGGCTCAAATCTGATATTAGCAAATCTCAAGGCTGCTAATCTGATTCGGGCAACTCTTAGGAAGGTGGACTTGCATAAGGCTTCACTGATGAAAGCAGACCTGCGTTTAGCAGACTTGCATGATGCTGACCTCAGTAATGCAAACTTGGCTGGAGCAGACTTGCGCTATGCTAACCTCAATGGTGTAAACTTGGCTGGAGCAAATCTCAGTGGTGCAAATCTGACTGGCACAAAATTGAGCAATACAGACCTGAGTCATGCCAGTCTCACCAAAGCTATTTTGTGTAAAACTGATTTAATTGACGTTGATTTCACCGAAGTAGACTTAACTGGGGTTGATTTGCACTACTGTTTATTTAACGGAGTCACGCTACCTGAACGAAGCTTAATTGAAGCGGGTTGA
- a CDS encoding orange carotenoid protein N-terminal domain-containing protein: MSFTIKSAQSIFPGTLVADVVPTVVESFSQLNAEDQLALLWFAYTEMGRSITVAAPGAANMVLAQGLLEQIKQMPFEAQTRVMYDLANRADTPLCRSYASFTVNIKLGFWYQLGEWMAQGIVAPIPEGYKLSPKAADVLEAIRNADSGQQITILRNTVVSMGFDPNAPGSYKKVSEPVAPPTAPAFRTKVSIEGINNPTVLGYINNMNANDFDAAVALFTSEGGLQPPFERPIIGQDAIRAYMREECQGLKMIPERGISEPVEDGYTQVKVTGKVQTPWFGASVGMNIAWRFLLDPQGKIFFVAIDLLASPKELLNLVRK, encoded by the coding sequence ATGTCTTTTACCATCAAGTCGGCTCAAAGTATTTTTCCCGGCACGCTAGTTGCTGACGTTGTTCCAACTGTTGTCGAATCATTCTCTCAACTCAATGCTGAAGATCAACTAGCATTACTCTGGTTTGCTTATACCGAGATGGGTAGAAGTATTACGGTTGCCGCTCCCGGAGCAGCTAACATGGTACTCGCACAAGGCTTACTTGAACAAATTAAGCAGATGCCTTTCGAGGCTCAAACACGAGTCATGTATGATTTAGCTAATCGTGCTGACACTCCCCTCTGCCGTTCTTATGCATCCTTCACCGTAAACATCAAGTTGGGCTTTTGGTACCAGTTAGGAGAATGGATGGCTCAGGGAATCGTTGCTCCTATTCCAGAAGGCTACAAGCTTTCTCCCAAGGCTGCTGATGTGTTAGAAGCAATCAGAAATGCTGATTCAGGTCAACAAATCACAATTCTCCGCAATACCGTAGTGAGCATGGGATTTGACCCGAATGCTCCCGGTAGTTACAAAAAGGTCTCAGAACCTGTGGCTCCACCCACAGCACCGGCATTTCGGACTAAAGTCAGCATTGAGGGTATCAACAACCCTACAGTGCTTGGCTATATCAACAACATGAATGCCAATGACTTTGACGCTGCTGTTGCTCTGTTCACCTCTGAAGGTGGTTTGCAACCTCCCTTTGAAAGACCGATTATTGGTCAAGATGCAATCCGCGCTTATATGCGTGAAGAATGCCAGGGATTAAAAATGATACCAGAGCGTGGTATATCCGAGCCAGTAGAAGATGGCTATACCCAAGTTAAAGTCACCGGCAAAGTCCAAACCCCTTGGTTCGGTGCGAGTGTAGGTATGAATATTGCATGGCGATTTTTGCTCGATCCCCAAGGCAAAATTTTCTTCGTAGCGATTGACTTGCTTGCTTCTCCTAAAGAACTGCTGAACCTAGTACGTAAGTAA